The Campylobacter hyointestinalis subsp. hyointestinalis nucleotide sequence CGAATGGGTACAGGTTGCTCGACTAAGTCTATATTTTCAAAAAGTAGTGCGGTGTGGCGAATCTAACATCTATAAGCACGTATGCTCCAAGACCTTCGCCATAGCCTCTACCTTCTCTTATCTCGGTTTCGATTGCTCTAGCAACTACGTCTCTAGGAGCTAGCTCCATTTTTTTATGATAGTTTTTCATAAAGCGCTCGCCTTTGTTGTTGATCAAATATCCACCTTCACCACGCGCTGCTTCTGTTATCAAAGTGCCGCCGTTTGCTACGCCAGTAGGATGGAACTGTATCATCTCTGGATCTTCAAAACCCAGTCCAGCTCTAAGAGCTGCTGCTACGCCATCGCCAGTAGAGATATAAGGTACGGAGGTTCTGTTGTAAAATATTCTTGTGTATCCACCACTAGCGATCACTAAAGACTTACAAAGTACGGGCGTGATATCGCCTGTTTGGATATTTCTTAGTACTACGCCTTCACATTTGCCATTATTTACACCGATATCTAGTAATTCATGATCCATTAGAAACTTGACGCCGTTACTTAGGGCGTTATCAAAACAGGCGTGCATAATGATATGGCCTGTTTTATCGGCTGAGAAATTACATCTTTTTTAGATGCACCACCCATAAATCTTTGGCTTACTTTTCTATTATCTGTTCTTGAAAATAGGGTTCCTATATAGTCCATTTCTGATATAGTTTCACTCGCTAATTTACAAAATTTAAGTGCTGCGTCTTGATCGACTAGATATGCACCTCCTTTTATAGTATCATATGCGTGAAGTTCATATGAATCCTCATCGCTAAAATCAGTAACGCCGTTTATGCCGCCTTCTGCCATACATGTTGCGTTGCGAGATGGCATCGTTTTTGTAGCTACAATGACGCTGAGATTTGGGTTTAGGTTTCTTGCGGCTACAGCAGCTCTAAGACCAGCACCTCCTGATCCGATGATCAAAATATCGCAAGACGGAAATCCTGAAGTGTTAGAATCATTTAGCATTTGGCTACTTGCTGCAGCTTTTGTCGCGCCGTCTGCAAGTGATAATGCACCTATACCTATACAGGCCGTTTGCAGAAATTCTCTCCTGCTTAGTTTTTCATTCATAAGAGATCCTTTATACTAAATGAAATTTGGTTTTAATAAAAAAATATTTATCATAGTATGTAATATAATAATTAAAATATTAAATTTAGTATTGAATATTATAGTTTTTATAAGATAAAATTATAATATTTATTTCTTAAATAACTATTAATAAAATATCAAAAGCTTAATATTTTATTAAATAATTTATTAAAATTATATTGTATTTAATATACATAATTAATATAAATATTATTTTTAGTTTATGGTCTTTTAAGATCTAAAATAAGGAGCTTTTTGTCTAAATAAAAATATTGAAATAAGACACAATATAAATATAAAAAACTGTAATATAAATAATAAAAAATAGCTATAACAATTTTAAAAAATTTAGTAAAAATTTGAAAAAGTAAAATTAAAATAAGTGTGATTTTAAGATAAATATTAGTAAAAAGAGATCGAACTTTAATAAAAGGAGAGTTAGACTCTCCTTTACGTTTATAATGCTTTTATCATTATATTTGTGAGTTTTTTGGCAAATTCGCTTGGATTATCTACTGGTATTCCTTCGCTGATTTTTGCCATATTTAGAAGTAAATTTGAGATGTCATCTACCATAAGCTCATTGTTTTCTAGCTTGGCAAATAGTTCGTGTTTAGGGTTTATCTCTAAGATAGGTTTTACTTTTGGGGCAACTTCTCCCATTTGTTTAAACATCATTTGCATAGCATAATCAGGATCGTTTTTGTCAAATATAAGACAAGCTGCCGAGTCATTTAAGCGGCTTGAAATTTTTACATCTTTGATCTCGTCTTTTAATGCTTCTTTGATTTTTACTAGTAATTTTGCGTATAGTGTATCATCTATTTTTTCATCGCTTTTTATCTCGTCGTTAATGTCTGAGTTATTTACTGGTTTTATAGGTGTTTTGTCAAATTCATATACCATAGGCATTACGATAGTGTCTATCTCTTCATCGCAGATAAGTACTTCTATACCTTTTGCTTTAAAGTTTTCAAGGAGCGGTGAGTTTCTTAACATTTTCTCGTTTTGACCGCTTATGTAATATATGGATTTTTGACCTTCTTTCATTGCTGATTTATACTCTTTTAGGCTTACTAGTCCATCTCTACTGCTTGATTTAAACAAACACAAATTTAAAAGCTCATCTTTATTTGAATTAAATCCATAAAGTCCTTCTTTTAATACCTTGCCAAAAAGCGAGTAAAATTTGACATATTTTTCTCTATCATTATTTAATGTTTTTTCAAGCTCAGATAGTATCTTTTTAACACTTTGTTCTTTTACGCTAGCTAATATCTTGTTTTCTTGTAAAATTTCACGGCTCACGTTTAATGGTAGATCTTCGACATCCATAATACCGCGGACAAATCTCAAATACGGTGGAAGCAACTCTTTTGCGTCATCTGTGATAAACACTCTTTTTACATATAGTTTTACGCCGCTTTGATAATCGACTCTAAATAGATCAAACGGTGCAACGCTTGGAATGTAAAATAGTGTAGTGTATTCTATTTTTCCTTCGGCTTTTGTATGTATGTGCATAAGTGGATCACTGCTATCATGGCTTATTTGTTTATAAAAGTCGTTGTAGTCTTGTGGTTTTAAATTTGATTTTGGCAATCTCCAAAGAGCTGAAGCTTTGTTTATTTGAGAGTATTTGTTTTCGTAGTGTCCTTCTTTTTCTCCATCTTTTGGAGCTATCCACTCTTCTTTATCCATAAAAATAGGATATGGGATATGATTTGAGTATTTTTTGATTATACTTTCTATGCGGAAAGAATCGCTAAATTCGTCATCGTTTAGGTATAGCACGATATCAGATCCTTGAGTATCTTTTGAAGATGGTTCTATTTCATAACTTTTTGCGTCGCTACTCCATTTATAAGCTTTATCGCTCAGTGCTTTGCGGCTTATCACTTCTATCTTGCTTGCTACCATAAATGCAGAGTAAAATCCGACTCCAAACTGTCCGATAAGTGAGCTGTCTTTTTTAGCATCACCGCTCATAGAGCTTAAAAAACCTTTGGTTCCGCTTCTTGCTATCGTTCCTAGATTGTTTGTAAGGTCTTCTTCATTCATACCTATACCGTTGTCGCTTATGGTAATAGTTTTTGCATTTTTATCTATTTTAAGTTCGATCTTTGGAGTATAGTTTAAACTCTTATAAGATTCGTCTGTTAAGCATAGATAATTTAATTTGTCTAAAGCATCGCTAGCATTAGATATAAGCTCTCTTAAAAAGATCTCTTTGTTTGAGTATAGCGAGTGGATCATTAAATTTAGTAGGTCATTTACTTCGGTTTGAAATTCTTTTTTTGCCATTTTTTATCTCCTTAAATTTTTAGCACATTATATCAAAGAGTGCTAATCTTGTCAAGATAAATTTAAAAAACTTGATACTATGTTTATCAACTTAGTATCAAGTTTTTTAAATAAATCAAATAACATTTTTTATAACGAATTATATTTATGCTAATCAAATATAATGTAATATCCTGTGTAGTTGGAGTATGAAAAAATGGGGTGGG carries:
- the htpG gene encoding molecular chaperone HtpG, giving the protein MAKKEFQTEVNDLLNLMIHSLYSNKEIFLRELISNASDALDKLNYLCLTDESYKSLNYTPKIELKIDKNAKTITISDNGIGMNEEDLTNNLGTIARSGTKGFLSSMSGDAKKDSSLIGQFGVGFYSAFMVASKIEVISRKALSDKAYKWSSDAKSYEIEPSSKDTQGSDIVLYLNDDEFSDSFRIESIIKKYSNHIPYPIFMDKEEWIAPKDGEKEGHYENKYSQINKASALWRLPKSNLKPQDYNDFYKQISHDSSDPLMHIHTKAEGKIEYTTLFYIPSVAPFDLFRVDYQSGVKLYVKRVFITDDAKELLPPYLRFVRGIMDVEDLPLNVSREILQENKILASVKEQSVKKILSELEKTLNNDREKYVKFYSLFGKVLKEGLYGFNSNKDELLNLCLFKSSSRDGLVSLKEYKSAMKEGQKSIYYISGQNEKMLRNSPLLENFKAKGIEVLICDEEIDTIVMPMVYEFDKTPIKPVNNSDINDEIKSDEKIDDTLYAKLLVKIKEALKDEIKDVKISSRLNDSAACLIFDKNDPDYAMQMMFKQMGEVAPKVKPILEINPKHELFAKLENNELMVDDISNLLLNMAKISEGIPVDNPSEFAKKLTNIMIKAL